Proteins encoded together in one Fluviicola sp. window:
- a CDS encoding DNA alkylation repair protein, which yields MVEETIIQLEELFEPFRHAQRAQTASAYMRDQFPFIGMKTEIRRTAQKSWVDSLKTLDDRNLRWSVIRALWNKEERDYQHTAIDLLNSWPKKYFSEADAAELEWILDQKSWWDTVDAIASNYLGKWALLFPEKARETFEKWRYHESFWLQRSCLIYQLKYKNQVDTAYLEDLIKQMNSNKEFFIQKAIGWSLRQLSKCNPEEVVRILGNHPIKGLALREASKYLD from the coding sequence ATGGTCGAAGAGACAATCATCCAGCTGGAAGAGCTTTTTGAACCATTTCGTCATGCACAACGCGCTCAAACAGCGAGTGCATACATGCGGGATCAGTTCCCGTTTATCGGAATGAAAACGGAAATCCGCAGAACGGCTCAGAAAAGCTGGGTCGATTCGCTCAAAACACTAGATGACAGAAATTTAAGATGGTCGGTAATTCGCGCTCTTTGGAATAAAGAAGAGCGCGATTACCAACATACCGCCATCGACCTATTGAATTCCTGGCCGAAGAAGTACTTTTCGGAAGCAGATGCAGCGGAACTGGAATGGATCCTCGATCAAAAATCGTGGTGGGACACCGTAGATGCGATTGCTTCCAATTATTTGGGGAAATGGGCGTTGCTCTTTCCTGAAAAAGCCCGCGAAACTTTTGAAAAGTGGCGCTACCATGAATCATTCTGGCTGCAGCGCTCCTGTTTGATCTATCAACTGAAATATAAGAATCAGGTCGACACTGCTTACCTGGAAGACCTCATCAAACAGATGAACAGCAACAAGGAATTCTTTATTCAAAAAGCCATCGGCTGGTCTTTACGTCAATTATCCAAATGCAACCCGGAAGAAGTGGTTCGTATTCTCGGCAATCATCCGATTAAAGGGCTGGCGTTGAGAGAGGCGAGTAAATACCTGGACTAA
- a CDS encoding T9SS type A sorting domain-containing protein, protein ENSFLGGDNGADMVWNPSDRQVDGNGLPVFGGNQPIWVFGVDINGEGCPYYDGVNNWVYDQYQIGNTTAYKRLFTSLMWIANTITATGHDFMETDVRMKVRVNKQYTDYTATGLNGGRPMYSWSMDDLQTTTASRDVLASALDLINVVPNPYYAFSEYERNKVDKRIKIVNLPETCTISIYTMSGKLVNQFKKDNDLTFMDWTLANKAGIPVASGVYLIHVDVPGVGERVLKSFVAMRELDIEGF, encoded by the coding sequence GAGAGAACTCATTCTTGGGAGGAGACAACGGAGCAGACATGGTTTGGAACCCATCCGACCGACAAGTTGACGGAAACGGGCTTCCGGTATTCGGAGGTAACCAGCCGATCTGGGTATTCGGAGTAGACATCAACGGTGAGGGTTGTCCTTACTACGATGGAGTGAATAACTGGGTTTACGATCAGTACCAGATTGGTAACACAACTGCTTACAAACGTTTGTTCACCAGCTTGATGTGGATTGCCAACACGATCACAGCAACAGGCCATGATTTCATGGAAACAGACGTACGAATGAAAGTTCGTGTGAACAAGCAATACACCGATTACACTGCAACAGGATTGAACGGAGGACGTCCGATGTATTCCTGGTCAATGGATGATCTTCAGACAACGACAGCAAGCAGAGACGTATTGGCATCCGCATTGGATCTGATCAATGTGGTACCGAACCCGTACTATGCGTTCTCGGAGTATGAAAGAAACAAAGTCGACAAACGCATCAAGATCGTGAACCTGCCGGAAACTTGTACCATATCGATTTATACCATGTCCGGAAAACTGGTCAACCAGTTCAAAAAAGACAATGATTTAACCTTTATGGACTGGACATTGGCCAATAAAGCGGGAATTCCGGTTGCTTCGGGCGTGTACTTAATTCACGTAGATGTGCCGGGTGTGGGAGAACGGGTGTTGAAATCCTTTGTGGCTATGCGGGAACTGGATATCGAAGGATTCTAG
- a CDS encoding sigma-70 family RNA polymerase sigma factor, translating into MFKKKTQPVINEAQQIELAQKDHRHFGPLYERYFEQIFRFIFKRLGGNEEVAGDLVQQCFIKAMANIGKYEDRGLPFSAWLYRIAQNEVNMFFRSEKKNYSVEISDRQLYSILEESGETGVQQADLDQLIEIINNLDETQADLIELRFFQELSFKEIADIYQISEANAKMRIYRLLEKINTNWKRES; encoded by the coding sequence TTGTTTAAGAAGAAAACACAACCTGTAATTAACGAAGCCCAGCAAATTGAGCTTGCTCAAAAAGACCATCGTCATTTTGGTCCGCTGTATGAGCGTTATTTCGAGCAGATCTTCCGGTTTATTTTTAAACGGCTCGGAGGAAATGAAGAAGTAGCCGGTGATTTGGTACAGCAATGTTTCATAAAAGCCATGGCCAATATCGGTAAATACGAAGATCGCGGACTTCCGTTCAGTGCCTGGCTTTACCGGATCGCTCAAAACGAGGTCAATATGTTTTTCCGCTCGGAAAAGAAAAACTATTCTGTTGAAATCAGCGACCGACAACTCTATTCCATCCTGGAAGAAAGTGGTGAAACAGGAGTTCAACAGGCAGATTTGGATCAACTGATCGAAATAATCAATAACTTAGATGAAACTCAGGCAGATTTAATCGAATTGCGATTCTTCCAGGAGCTTAGTTTCAAAGAAATTGCCGACATCTATCAAATTAGTGAAGCAAACGCTAAAATGAGAATATACCGCTTACTGGAAAAGATCAATACAAATTGGAAACGCGAATCATGA
- a CDS encoding 5-formyltetrahydrofolate cyclo-ligase, giving the protein MTKAELRHKYREMRLQLSPGEIERLSETIVEQTLTHFQLSEKMISLFLPIERQREVNTYLLLERAIGIGASVAIPKSNFENMEMRHYLFESTDQLEVNQKGIPEPKKGKVIAADRFDIVFVPLLAADVKGNRVGYGKGFYDRFLRKCAPNCLFIGLHYFDPETKIEDVLPTDIRLNALVTPTQVIRFD; this is encoded by the coding sequence ATGACAAAAGCAGAATTGCGTCACAAGTATCGAGAAATGAGGCTTCAACTTTCTCCGGGAGAGATTGAAAGGCTTTCCGAAACAATTGTGGAACAAACGTTGACCCATTTTCAACTTTCGGAAAAGATGATTTCTTTATTTCTTCCCATCGAAAGACAGCGGGAAGTAAATACTTACCTGCTATTGGAAAGAGCTATCGGAATCGGGGCATCGGTTGCCATTCCGAAGAGTAATTTCGAGAACATGGAAATGCGCCATTACCTGTTCGAATCCACGGATCAGCTGGAAGTCAATCAAAAGGGAATTCCCGAACCCAAAAAAGGAAAAGTCATTGCCGCAGACCGTTTTGATATCGTGTTTGTGCCGCTTTTAGCCGCAGATGTAAAAGGAAACCGTGTGGGCTACGGAAAAGGGTTCTACGATCGTTTTTTGCGTAAATGCGCCCCGAATTGCCTGTTTATCGGTTTGCATTACTTTGATCCGGAAACTAAGATCGAAGATGTACTCCCGACAGATATCCGTTTGAATGCTTTGGTAACACCTACTCAGGTCATCCGCTT
- a CDS encoding carbonic anhydrase: MKDIFEGNKKWVEETLAKDPSFFDNLSKGQTPEYLWIGCSDSRVPANEIVNLPPGSIFVQRNIANQVINSDMNLLSVVYYAVKYLKVRHIMIVGHYGCGGVAAAMSNNSFGFLDNWLVSIKNVYLKNQAELEAIEDQEKRTDRLVELNAIQQSVNMAKISFIQEEWQQGNPLEIHALVYSLKDGLLRDMNTSINSATDLKPVFQFYQF, from the coding sequence ATGAAAGACATTTTTGAAGGAAACAAGAAATGGGTAGAAGAAACATTGGCAAAAGATCCGTCATTCTTTGACAATTTATCTAAGGGCCAAACACCCGAATATTTATGGATCGGTTGTTCAGACAGCCGTGTGCCTGCAAACGAAATCGTAAACCTGCCTCCGGGAAGTATTTTCGTTCAGCGTAACATCGCAAACCAGGTAATCAATTCCGACATGAACTTATTGAGTGTTGTTTACTACGCGGTAAAATACCTGAAAGTAAGACACATCATGATCGTAGGGCATTACGGTTGCGGTGGTGTTGCTGCTGCTATGAGCAATAACAGCTTCGGGTTCCTGGACAACTGGCTGGTAAGCATTAAGAATGTATACTTAAAGAACCAGGCAGAATTGGAAGCCATTGAAGACCAGGAAAAAAGAACAGACCGTTTGGTAGAATTAAACGCTATCCAGCAATCGGTGAATATGGCGAAAATCTCTTTCATCCAGGAAGAATGGCAGCAAGGGAATCCGTTGGAAATCCACGCGTTGGTTTACAGCCTGAAAGATGGTTTGTTACGCGATATGAATACATCGATCAACAGCGCAACTGATTTAAAACCTGTTTTCCAGTTTTACCAGTTCTAA
- a CDS encoding SulP family inorganic anion transporter, producing the protein MKNLFKTWKQDAPAGLVVFLVAVPLCLGIALASEAPVFSGLIAGIIGGIVVGSISGSSIGVSGPAAGLAAIVAAAIHDLGSFELFLAAVVFAGILQVILGLIRAGFISFYFPNVVIKGMLAAIGLLIIFKQLPHAVGYDADYEGDESFFQADGHNTFSELFYSLNYITIPALIICAVSIGLLILWDTKFIQKTFLKFVPGPLLVVLLGILATIMLQGTSWALIPKHRVDLGISGKPFKELFTFPDFSQLGNYKLYLTAATVAIVASLETLLSVDASDKLDPKKRITSGNRELIAQGVGNTLSGLIGGLPVTQVVVRTSANVNSGGLNKLSTIIHGTLIAVTVLSVPAVFNYIPYASLAAVLIMVGFKLAKPSLFKKVFKEGWLQFIPFMATILGILFTDLLIGISIGLGVSFLVILYYNFKLSHYLSVDENVYKIRLTEHMTFLNKASLIETLLKIPNGVKVIIDESQAKFLAHDIVESIEDFKIRAKDKNIEIEIITPKKLEV; encoded by the coding sequence ATGAAAAATTTATTCAAGACCTGGAAGCAGGATGCTCCTGCCGGCCTGGTCGTATTTTTAGTTGCGGTTCCGCTGTGTCTTGGAATTGCACTGGCTTCCGAGGCACCCGTATTTTCAGGATTGATTGCGGGTATTATCGGGGGAATTGTAGTCGGAAGTATTTCCGGTTCCTCTATCGGAGTGTCTGGTCCTGCAGCAGGATTGGCAGCAATTGTTGCAGCGGCTATCCACGATTTGGGTTCGTTTGAATTGTTCCTTGCAGCAGTTGTTTTTGCAGGAATTCTTCAAGTCATTTTAGGACTGATCCGCGCTGGGTTCATTTCCTTTTACTTCCCGAACGTGGTGATCAAGGGAATGCTGGCAGCCATCGGTTTGCTGATCATTTTCAAGCAATTGCCTCACGCTGTGGGATACGATGCGGATTACGAAGGAGATGAATCCTTTTTCCAGGCAGACGGACATAACACGTTTTCGGAGCTTTTCTACAGTTTGAATTACATCACCATTCCGGCGCTGATCATTTGCGCGGTGTCGATTGGCTTGCTCATTCTCTGGGATACAAAGTTCATACAGAAGACGTTCCTGAAATTTGTTCCCGGCCCGCTCTTAGTGGTTCTGCTGGGAATCTTGGCTACAATTATGTTGCAGGGAACTTCCTGGGCACTGATCCCGAAACACCGCGTGGATTTGGGAATTTCCGGAAAACCATTCAAAGAGTTATTCACCTTCCCGGATTTCAGTCAGCTGGGGAATTACAAATTGTACCTTACCGCAGCAACTGTGGCCATAGTAGCCAGTCTCGAAACCCTTCTGAGTGTGGATGCATCCGATAAGCTTGATCCCAAGAAACGGATCACGTCCGGGAACCGCGAATTAATCGCACAGGGAGTCGGGAATACACTTTCCGGGTTGATCGGAGGACTTCCTGTAACGCAAGTAGTTGTGCGAACATCTGCAAACGTCAATTCCGGGGGATTGAATAAATTGTCTACGATCATACACGGAACACTGATCGCTGTAACGGTACTTTCCGTTCCGGCAGTCTTTAATTACATTCCGTATGCTTCGCTGGCTGCTGTCCTGATCATGGTAGGATTTAAACTGGCAAAACCGAGCCTTTTCAAAAAGGTGTTTAAAGAAGGATGGCTGCAATTCATTCCGTTTATGGCAACGATATTGGGAATTTTATTTACGGATCTTTTAATCGGGATTTCCATCGGTTTGGGAGTTTCATTTTTGGTGATCCTGTACTACAATTTTAAATTATCTCACTATCTTTCCGTCGACGAAAATGTATATAAGATTCGCTTGACGGAACACATGACTTTCCTCAATAAAGCCTCCCTGATCGAGACCTTGCTGAAGATCCCGAATGGTGTCAAAGTGATCATTGATGAAAGTCAGGCCAAATTTTTAGCGCACGATATCGTAGAGTCGATTGAAGACTTTAAAATCCGTGCAAAAGACAAAAACATAGAAATAGAAATTATTACACCAAAAAAACTAGAAGTATGA